In a single window of the Pseudomonas entomophila genome:
- a CDS encoding histidine phosphatase family protein: protein MKPVHLTLICHARTEAQRVGRFALDDEPASASIELATTARCLTAPELRARETIEHLAATIDEGLRDCDLGAWKGQALKQLGEHDLQAWLADPHATPHGGESIAALCQRVAVWMDSALGEGEWVAVTHPFVIRAAMLHALGAPFESFHRIDVPPLARVRFSHYGQWRLQLACEGARTNAGTTRT, encoded by the coding sequence ATGAAGCCTGTGCATCTCACCCTGATCTGTCACGCCCGAACCGAGGCACAACGGGTGGGCCGCTTCGCCCTTGACGACGAACCTGCATCTGCTTCCATCGAACTGGCCACAACCGCCCGTTGCCTTACCGCGCCAGAGCTGCGCGCCCGCGAGACGATCGAGCACCTGGCCGCGACCATCGATGAGGGCCTGCGCGATTGCGACCTGGGGGCCTGGAAGGGCCAGGCGCTCAAGCAACTGGGCGAGCACGACTTGCAGGCGTGGCTGGCCGACCCGCATGCCACGCCCCATGGCGGTGAGTCGATTGCCGCCCTGTGCCAGCGTGTCGCCGTTTGGATGGACAGCGCGCTGGGCGAGGGGGAATGGGTCGCTGTCACGCACCCCTTCGTCATCCGCGCCGCGATGCTGCATGCGCTGGGCGCGCCTTTCGAGTCGTTTCATCGCATCGACGTGCCACCCCTGGCCCGTGTGCGCTTCAGCCATTACGGCCAATGGCGTTTGCAGTTGGCCTGCGAGGGGGCACGCACCAACGCCGGCACGACCCGCACATAG
- a CDS encoding arsenic resistance protein, whose amino-acid sequence MDRDQLERNQIPLYFIAVALAAAIGLLAPGVAQPLEALVTPAIAVLMYAMFLQIPFLDLRAGLGNRRFMGALLLANFVLVPLLVWIATRGLAGHPAVLLGALLVLLTPCIDYVVVFTHIGKGDARLTLAATPVLLLAQLALLPLYLALMLGGTSSVGISVAPFVEAFVLLIVLPLLLAVATSAGARRSALVGKWNDSWAWLPVPAMALVLIAVIGSQIGVVASRLGDLLPVVPVYVGFALLAPVLGLLAARLFKLSTGEARAVTFSAATRNSLVVLPLALALPESVRALAAAAVITQTLVELVSELVYVRVVPALVRAPSQANCKRHWP is encoded by the coding sequence GTGGACAGAGATCAACTCGAACGCAATCAGATCCCCCTGTACTTCATTGCCGTGGCGCTCGCCGCCGCCATCGGCCTGCTGGCGCCGGGCGTTGCCCAACCGCTGGAGGCGCTGGTGACCCCGGCCATCGCCGTACTGATGTACGCGATGTTCCTGCAGATACCCTTCCTCGACCTGCGCGCGGGCTTGGGCAACCGGCGCTTCATGGGCGCGTTGCTGCTGGCCAATTTCGTGCTGGTGCCGCTGCTGGTCTGGATCGCCACCCGTGGCCTGGCCGGGCACCCCGCCGTGCTGCTCGGCGCGCTGCTGGTGCTGCTGACGCCGTGCATCGACTACGTGGTGGTGTTCACCCATATCGGCAAGGGCGACGCGCGCCTGACCCTCGCCGCCACGCCGGTGCTGTTACTGGCGCAACTGGCGCTGCTGCCGTTGTACCTGGCACTGATGCTCGGTGGCACCAGCAGCGTGGGCATCTCGGTGGCGCCCTTCGTCGAGGCCTTCGTGCTGCTGATCGTGCTGCCGCTGTTGCTGGCGGTCGCCACCAGTGCCGGCGCGCGGCGCTCGGCGCTGGTCGGCAAATGGAACGACAGCTGGGCCTGGCTGCCGGTGCCGGCCATGGCGCTGGTGCTGATCGCGGTGATCGGTTCGCAGATCGGCGTGGTGGCCAGCCGGCTGGGCGACCTGCTGCCGGTGGTGCCGGTGTATGTCGGCTTCGCGCTGCTGGCGCCGGTGCTTGGGTTGCTCGCGGCGCGGCTGTTCAAGTTGTCCACAGGCGAGGCCCGGGCGGTGACCTTCAGTGCCGCCACGCGCAACTCGCTGGTGGTGCTGCCGCTGGCGTTGGCGTTGCCTGAGTCGGTCCGCGCATTGGCGGCGGCGGCGGTGATCACCCAGACGCTGGTGGAGTTGGTGAGTGAGTTGGTCTATGTGCGGGTCGTGCCGGCGTTGGTGCGTGCCCCCTCGCAGGCCAACTGCAAACGCCATTGGCCGTAA
- a CDS encoding SDR family oxidoreductase, which produces MRILVVGASKGLGKALVEGLGDAGDTLIGVSRTRPMSLPGAVHWIEADLSQPRQAATVIHEAVAEGGLDVLVYNVGIWEERAFEEGYSFLDDDEGQIERMVDTNITAPLLLIKRLLPVLLESERPRIILTGSTSGLPGSGRPEVTFGASKFGLRGIAETLREGFRDQGLGVSCLNLGYLNTEDGLDVPLAQAAQRGEGSLIPLHDVVQVCRMMLSLSAASYVRDITLPALRDERF; this is translated from the coding sequence ATGCGAATTCTAGTGGTAGGTGCGAGCAAGGGATTGGGTAAGGCACTGGTCGAAGGCCTGGGTGATGCAGGCGATACGCTGATTGGCGTGTCGCGCACCCGGCCGATGTCGTTGCCGGGCGCGGTGCACTGGATCGAGGCCGACCTCAGCCAGCCGCGCCAGGCGGCGACGGTCATCCATGAGGCGGTGGCTGAAGGCGGGCTGGACGTGCTGGTGTACAACGTCGGGATCTGGGAAGAACGGGCCTTCGAGGAAGGCTACAGCTTCCTCGACGACGACGAGGGGCAGATCGAGCGCATGGTCGACACCAACATCACCGCGCCGCTGCTGTTGATCAAGCGCCTGCTGCCGGTGCTGCTCGAGAGCGAGCGGCCACGGATCATCCTCACCGGCTCCACGTCGGGCCTGCCAGGCAGTGGTCGGCCTGAAGTCACCTTCGGTGCCAGCAAGTTCGGCCTGCGCGGCATCGCCGAGACACTGCGCGAAGGTTTCCGCGACCAGGGCCTTGGCGTGAGCTGCCTGAACCTTGGCTACCTGAACACCGAGGACGGGCTGGACGTGCCGCTGGCGCAGGCCGCGCAGCGGGGCGAGGGTTCGTTGATCCCGCTGCATGATGTGGTGCAGGTGTGCCGGATGATGCTGAGCCTGTCGGCGGCCAGCTACGTGCGTGACATCACCCTGCCTGCGCTGCGGGATGAGCGCTTCTGA
- the metE gene encoding 5-methyltetrahydropteroyltriglutamate--homocysteine S-methyltransferase, translating into MALAHNLGFPRIGRDRELKKAQEAFWKGELDEAGLRAVGRGLRAAHWQAQKAAGIELLPVGDFAWYDQVLTHSLTFGVIPERFRSKDAAKPTLHTLFAMARGVSDSCCGGAHAQEMTKWFDTNYHYLVPEFTADQPFALSWEQLFEEVEEAKALGHAVKPVVIGPLTYLWLGKTKGADFDKLELLDRLLPLYDQILNRLAAQGVEWVQIDEPILALDLPQDWKNAYERVYNILQRAPLKKLIATYFGGLEDNLGLAANLPVDGLHIDLVRAPDQYPTILDRLPAYKVLSLGVVNGRNVWRCDLEKALDVLRHAHERLGERLWVAPSCSLLHSPVDLEREDKLDDELKSWLAFAVQKCQEVALLAKAINQPEAADVATALQQSRAVQHSRATSPRIHKPAVQARVAAIKPADSQRVSAFEQRIAKQRAGLGLPAFPTTTIGSFPQTSAIRLARQSFKQGKLTEADYVEAMHSEIRHAVQIQENLGLDVLVHGEAERNDMVEYFAEQLDGYVFTRFGWVQSYGSRCVKPAVIFGDLSRPKAMTVAWIKYAQGLTRKVMKGMLTGPVTMLMWSFPREDVTREVQARQLALAIRDEVLDLEAAGIKIVQIDEAAFREGLPLRRSAWPRYLEWATEAFRLCASGVRDETQIHTHMCYSEFNDVIESIAAMDADVITIETSRSDMELLDAFERFDYPNEIGPGVYDIHSPRVPAKEEMVKLLRKAARRIPAERLWVNPDCGLKTRGWPETEAALVNMVAAARELRATV; encoded by the coding sequence ATGGCACTGGCACACAACCTGGGGTTTCCGCGCATCGGCCGCGACCGTGAGCTGAAGAAAGCCCAGGAGGCCTTCTGGAAGGGCGAGCTGGACGAAGCCGGCCTGCGTGCCGTGGGCCGTGGCTTGCGCGCCGCGCACTGGCAGGCGCAAAAGGCTGCTGGCATCGAGCTGCTGCCGGTGGGCGATTTCGCCTGGTACGACCAGGTGCTCACCCACTCGCTGACGTTCGGTGTGATCCCGGAGCGCTTCCGTAGCAAGGACGCTGCCAAGCCGACCCTGCACACCTTGTTTGCCATGGCCCGGGGCGTGAGTGACAGCTGCTGCGGTGGCGCCCACGCCCAGGAAATGACCAAGTGGTTCGACACCAACTACCACTACCTGGTCCCCGAGTTCACCGCCGACCAGCCATTCGCCCTGAGCTGGGAACAGCTGTTCGAAGAGGTCGAGGAAGCCAAGGCCCTGGGCCACGCGGTCAAGCCGGTGGTGATCGGCCCACTGACCTACCTGTGGCTGGGCAAGACCAAGGGCGCCGACTTCGACAAGCTGGAGCTGCTCGACCGCCTGCTGCCGCTGTACGACCAGATCCTCAACCGCCTGGCCGCCCAGGGTGTGGAGTGGGTGCAGATCGACGAGCCGATCCTCGCCCTCGACCTGCCCCAGGACTGGAAGAACGCCTACGAGCGGGTCTACAACATTCTCCAGCGCGCACCGCTGAAAAAACTGATCGCCACCTACTTCGGCGGCCTGGAAGACAACCTCGGCCTGGCCGCCAACCTGCCGGTCGATGGCCTGCACATCGACCTGGTGCGTGCCCCGGACCAATACCCGACCATCCTCGACCGCCTGCCGGCCTACAAGGTGCTGTCGCTGGGCGTGGTCAACGGCCGCAACGTCTGGCGCTGCGACCTGGAAAAGGCACTGGACGTGCTGCGCCATGCCCACGAGCGGCTGGGCGAGCGCCTGTGGGTGGCGCCGTCGTGCTCGCTGCTGCACAGCCCGGTGGACCTGGAGCGTGAAGACAAGCTCGATGACGAACTGAAGAGCTGGCTGGCCTTTGCCGTGCAGAAGTGCCAGGAAGTGGCGCTGCTGGCCAAGGCCATCAACCAGCCCGAGGCTGCCGATGTGGCAACCGCACTGCAGCAGAGCCGCGCCGTGCAACACAGCCGCGCCACCTCGCCACGCATTCACAAGCCAGCGGTGCAGGCCCGTGTCGCGGCGATCAAGCCCGCCGACAGCCAGCGTGTGTCCGCCTTCGAGCAGCGCATCGCCAAGCAACGCGCCGGCCTGGGTCTGCCGGCGTTTCCGACCACCACGATCGGTTCGTTCCCGCAGACTTCGGCGATCCGCCTGGCGCGTCAGTCGTTCAAGCAGGGCAAGCTGACCGAAGCGGACTATGTCGAGGCCATGCACAGCGAGATCCGCCACGCGGTGCAGATCCAGGAGAACCTGGGCCTGGATGTGCTGGTGCACGGCGAGGCCGAGCGCAACGACATGGTCGAGTACTTCGCCGAGCAACTGGACGGTTATGTGTTCACCCGCTTCGGCTGGGTGCAGAGCTACGGTTCGCGCTGCGTGAAGCCGGCGGTGATCTTCGGTGACCTGAGCCGCCCGAAGGCCATGACCGTGGCGTGGATCAAGTACGCCCAAGGCCTGACTCGCAAGGTGATGAAGGGCATGCTGACAGGCCCGGTGACCATGCTGATGTGGTCGTTCCCCCGCGAGGACGTGACCCGCGAGGTGCAGGCCCGCCAGCTGGCGCTGGCGATCCGTGACGAAGTGCTGGACCTGGAGGCGGCGGGCATCAAGATCGTGCAGATCGACGAGGCGGCCTTCCGCGAGGGCCTGCCGCTGCGCCGCAGTGCCTGGCCGCGCTACCTGGAATGGGCGACCGAGGCGTTCCGCCTGTGTGCCTCGGGCGTGCGTGACGAAACGCAGATCCACACCCACATGTGCTACAGCGAGTTCAACGACGTGATCGAGTCGATCGCGGCGATGGATGCCGATGTGATCACCATCGAGACCTCGCGTTCGGACATGGAGCTGCTGGACGCGTTCGAGCGGTTCGACTACCCGAACGAGATTGGCCCGGGCGTGTATGACATCCACTCGCCGCGGGTGCCGGCGAAGGAAGAGATGGTCAAGCTGCTGCGCAAGGCGGCCCGGCGTATTCCGGCCGAGCGGTTGTGGGTCAACCCGGATTGCGGGCTGAAGACCCGTGGCTGGCCGGAGACCGAAGCGGCGTTGGTGAACATGGTGGCGGCGGCCCGCGAACTGCGCGCCACGGTCTGA
- a CDS encoding acetyl-CoA C-acetyltransferase, with protein sequence MNEVVIVAATRTAIGSFQGALANVSAVELGAAVIRQLLAQTQLGPAQVDEVILGQVLTAGAGQNPARQAAVKAGLPFEVPALTLNKVCGSGLKALHLAAQAIRCGDAEVVIAGGQESMSLAPYVLPSARTGQRMGHGQLIDSMITDGLWDAFNDYHMGITAENLVEQYGLTREQQDAFAAESQRKAVAAIEAGRFKDEITPIHIPQKKGEPLVFDTDEQPRPGTSAESLGKLRAAFKKDGSVTAGNASSLNDGAAAVLLMSADKAKALGLPVLAKVAAYASAGVDPAIMGIGPVSATQRCLDKAGWQLGELDLIEANEAFAAQALAVGKGLEWDAAKVNVNGGAIALGHPIGASGCRVLVTLLHEMIKRDAKKGLATLCIGGGQGVALAIERG encoded by the coding sequence ATGAACGAAGTCGTCATCGTCGCCGCCACCCGCACTGCCATCGGCAGCTTCCAGGGGGCCCTGGCCAACGTGTCCGCCGTCGAGCTGGGCGCCGCCGTGATCCGCCAGCTGCTGGCCCAGACCCAGCTGGGCCCGGCCCAGGTCGACGAAGTGATCCTCGGCCAGGTGCTCACCGCCGGCGCCGGCCAGAACCCCGCCCGCCAGGCCGCCGTGAAGGCCGGCCTGCCCTTTGAGGTCCCGGCCCTGACCCTGAACAAGGTCTGCGGCTCGGGCCTCAAGGCCCTGCACCTGGCCGCCCAGGCCATCCGCTGCGGCGACGCCGAGGTGGTGATCGCCGGTGGCCAGGAGAGCATGAGCCTGGCGCCCTACGTGCTGCCGTCGGCCCGTACCGGCCAGCGCATGGGCCACGGCCAACTGATCGACAGCATGATCACCGACGGCCTGTGGGACGCCTTCAACGACTACCACATGGGCATCACCGCCGAGAACCTGGTGGAGCAGTACGGCCTCACCCGCGAGCAGCAGGACGCCTTCGCCGCCGAGTCGCAGCGCAAGGCCGTGGCCGCCATCGAGGCCGGGCGCTTCAAGGACGAGATCACCCCAATCCACATCCCGCAGAAGAAAGGCGAGCCGCTGGTGTTCGACACCGACGAGCAACCCCGCCCCGGCACCAGCGCCGAATCCCTCGGCAAACTACGCGCCGCCTTCAAGAAAGACGGCAGCGTCACCGCCGGCAATGCCTCCAGCCTCAACGACGGCGCCGCCGCGGTGCTGCTGATGAGCGCCGATAAAGCCAAGGCCCTGGGCCTGCCGGTACTGGCCAAGGTCGCCGCCTACGCCAGCGCCGGCGTGGACCCGGCGATCATGGGCATCGGCCCGGTGTCGGCGACCCAGCGCTGCCTGGACAAGGCCGGCTGGCAGCTGGGCGAGCTGGACCTGATCGAAGCCAACGAAGCCTTCGCCGCCCAGGCGCTGGCCGTGGGCAAAGGGCTTGAGTGGGACGCCGCGAAGGTCAACGTCAACGGCGGCGCGATCGCCCTGGGCCACCCCATCGGCGCCTCGGGCTGCCGGGTGCTGGTGACCTTGCTGCACGAGATGATCAAGCGTGATGCCAAGAAAGGGCTGGCGACCCTGTGCATCGGCGGCGGCCAGGGCGTGGCGCTGGCGATCGAGCGCGGCTGA